The following proteins come from a genomic window of Novosphingobium aromaticivorans DSM 12444:
- the argB gene encoding acetylglutamate kinase yields MSQNHDPAMLAKAETLTEALPYLQRYAGKTFVVKYGGHAMGDPELAQDFAEDIVLLKAVGINPVVVHGGGPQIGRMLKALGIESRFVDGLRVTDKQTAEVAEMVLAGAINKELVSWIARAGGKAIGISGKDGGMVIARKVEAKKAPKAVADAESGDPIVVDLGFVGEPDRIDTTVIDTICKAGMIPVIAPIGVGEDGETYNINADTMAGSIAAALGAARLFLLTDVPGVLDKDKNLLTDLRPADIARLAEDGTISGGMIPKLETCVHAVEAGCEATVVLDGRVPHAMLLEIFTARGAGTLIRA; encoded by the coding sequence ATGAGCCAGAACCACGACCCCGCAATGCTTGCCAAGGCCGAAACGCTGACCGAGGCGCTGCCCTATCTCCAGCGCTATGCGGGCAAGACCTTCGTGGTGAAGTACGGCGGCCACGCGATGGGCGATCCCGAACTCGCGCAGGACTTCGCCGAAGATATCGTGCTGCTCAAGGCCGTGGGCATCAACCCTGTCGTGGTCCACGGCGGCGGGCCCCAGATCGGTCGCATGCTCAAGGCGCTCGGCATCGAATCGCGGTTCGTCGACGGCCTGCGCGTCACCGACAAGCAAACGGCCGAAGTCGCAGAAATGGTCCTCGCCGGCGCGATCAACAAGGAACTGGTAAGCTGGATCGCCCGCGCGGGCGGCAAGGCCATCGGCATTTCCGGCAAGGACGGGGGCATGGTCATCGCCCGCAAGGTCGAGGCCAAGAAGGCGCCCAAGGCCGTGGCCGATGCTGAAAGCGGCGATCCCATCGTCGTCGACCTCGGCTTCGTGGGCGAGCCCGACCGGATCGACACGACCGTCATCGACACGATCTGCAAGGCCGGCATGATCCCGGTCATCGCCCCCATCGGCGTTGGCGAGGACGGCGAGACGTACAACATCAACGCCGACACGATGGCCGGCTCCATCGCCGCCGCGCTGGGCGCCGCGCGCCTGTTCCTGCTGACCGACGTTCCCGGCGTGCTCGACAAGGACAAGAACCTGCTCACCGACCTTCGCCCCGCCGACATCGCGCGGCTGGCCGAGGACGGCACGATCAGCGGCGGCATGATCCCGAAGCTGGAAACCTGCGTCCACGCGGTCGAGGCGGGCTGCGAGGCAACCGTCGTGCTCGACGGCCGCGTGCCCCACGCGATGCTCCTCGAAATCTTCACGGCGCGCGGCGCGGGCACCCTGATCCGCGCCTGA
- a CDS encoding acyl-CoA thioesterase, with protein sequence MSNAIPHLVPIHVDPADIDFMGHVNNASYLKWVQDAVIDHWRALAPADAVAAHLWVALKHEITYRRPTFLDDTVIAHVVLEKVQGARAFYETLIKRGEEVLAEVKSSWCCLDAETLRPARLARELVDRFLPSGK encoded by the coding sequence GTGAGCAACGCGATCCCCCACCTCGTCCCGATACACGTCGATCCCGCCGACATCGATTTCATGGGCCACGTCAACAACGCCTCGTACCTCAAGTGGGTGCAGGATGCGGTGATCGACCACTGGCGCGCGCTGGCGCCGGCAGATGCGGTGGCGGCGCACCTGTGGGTCGCGCTCAAGCACGAGATTACCTACCGCCGCCCGACCTTCCTCGACGATACGGTCATCGCCCATGTCGTGCTGGAAAAGGTCCAGGGCGCACGCGCCTTCTACGAAACCCTGATCAAGCGGGGCGAGGAAGTGCTTGCCGAAGTGAAGTCGAGCTGGTGCTGCCTCGATGCCGAAACGCTGCGCCCCGCCCGCCTTGCCCGCGAGCTGGTCGACAGGTTCCTGCCCTCGGGCAAATAG
- the ubiG gene encoding bifunctional 2-polyprenyl-6-hydroxyphenol methylase/3-demethylubiquinol 3-O-methyltransferase UbiG: protein MSNATSANTIRPDEAAHFGKLAADWWNPKGSSAMLHKLNPVRLGFIRQAVDSHFATDPRGLRPLAGRRALDVGCGAGLLCEPLARLGAEVTGVDAAAENIAAARLHAEGAGFAIDYRCGDLGQLGLSGFDLVTSMEVIEHVADKSAFVAALAGALAVGGLMVLSTPNRTTRSRLLMVEGAEAVGLVPRGTHHWEDFVTPVELHDLLDAAGLRMGNPMGIAWSVSRGLHLSDDLALNYIVTATRKD from the coding sequence ATGAGCAATGCAACCTCTGCGAACACCATTCGCCCGGACGAAGCGGCGCATTTCGGCAAGCTTGCGGCAGACTGGTGGAACCCCAAGGGCTCGTCGGCCATGCTGCACAAGCTCAATCCGGTGCGGCTGGGCTTCATCCGCCAGGCGGTCGATTCGCACTTCGCCACCGATCCGCGTGGGCTGAGGCCGCTGGCTGGCCGGCGCGCACTGGATGTCGGGTGCGGCGCGGGCCTGCTATGCGAACCGCTGGCGCGGCTTGGCGCGGAAGTGACGGGCGTGGATGCGGCTGCGGAAAACATCGCCGCTGCGCGCCTCCACGCCGAAGGCGCCGGCTTTGCGATCGACTACCGCTGCGGCGACCTTGGCCAGCTTGGCCTTTCGGGGTTCGATCTGGTCACCTCGATGGAGGTCATCGAGCATGTCGCTGACAAGTCCGCCTTCGTCGCCGCGCTGGCGGGAGCATTGGCGGTGGGGGGGCTGATGGTCCTGTCCACCCCCAATCGCACCACCCGTTCGCGCCTGCTCATGGTGGAAGGGGCGGAGGCGGTCGGGCTGGTGCCCAGGGGCACGCACCACTGGGAGGATTTCGTGACCCCGGTCGAACTCCACGACCTGCTGGACGCGGCGGGGCTGAGGATGGGCAATCCGATGGGCATCGCCTGGAGCGTCAGCCGGGGGCTGCACCTGTCGGATGACCTTGCGCTCAACTACATCGTCACCGCGACACGGAAGGATTGA
- a CDS encoding NAD(P)H-dependent flavin oxidoreductase, with amino-acid sequence MTTATLQTATPRTSALMRRGAEFLGTSHAILCGAMSWVSERHLVSAISNAGGFGVIACGAMTPELLDREIAATKAMTDKPFGVNLITMHPALFDLIAVCANHKVGHVVLAGGIPPKGSVEAIKAFGAKVLVFAPTLALAKKLLRSGADALVIEGSEAGGHIGPVSTSVLAQEFLPALAEEHVVFVAGGIGRGEMIASYLEMGASGVQLGTRFACATESIAHPAFKQAFFRGNARDAVASVQVDPRLPVIPVRALKNKGTEEFTAKQVEVAKMLDEGKVDMAAAQLEIEHFWAGALRRAVIDGDVERGSVMAGQSVGMVTREEPVADIIAQLMAESETALTRR; translated from the coding sequence ATGACCACCGCTACGCTCCAGACTGCCACGCCCCGCACTTCCGCACTGATGCGTCGCGGCGCCGAGTTCCTCGGCACGAGCCACGCCATACTGTGCGGAGCGATGAGCTGGGTTTCGGAGCGACACCTGGTCTCGGCCATCAGCAATGCCGGCGGCTTCGGCGTGATCGCCTGCGGTGCGATGACGCCCGAATTGCTGGACCGCGAGATCGCGGCGACCAAGGCCATGACGGACAAGCCGTTCGGCGTGAACCTGATCACCATGCACCCGGCCCTGTTCGACCTGATCGCGGTCTGCGCGAACCACAAGGTAGGCCATGTCGTGCTGGCCGGCGGCATCCCGCCAAAGGGCAGCGTCGAGGCAATCAAGGCGTTCGGAGCCAAGGTCCTGGTGTTCGCCCCCACGCTGGCGCTGGCCAAGAAGCTGCTGCGCTCGGGCGCGGACGCGCTGGTCATCGAAGGGTCGGAAGCGGGCGGGCACATCGGGCCTGTCTCCACCTCTGTCCTGGCGCAGGAATTCCTGCCCGCGCTGGCCGAAGAACACGTGGTCTTCGTGGCGGGCGGCATCGGGCGCGGCGAGATGATCGCGAGCTATCTCGAAATGGGTGCATCGGGCGTCCAGCTCGGCACCCGCTTTGCCTGCGCAACGGAATCGATCGCGCACCCGGCGTTCAAGCAGGCGTTCTTCCGCGGCAATGCGCGCGATGCCGTGGCTTCGGTGCAGGTCGACCCGCGTCTGCCGGTGATCCCGGTCCGCGCACTGAAGAACAAGGGAACCGAAGAGTTCACCGCCAAGCAGGTCGAAGTGGCCAAGATGCTGGACGAGGGCAAGGTCGACATGGCGGCGGCGCAGCTCGAGATCGAGCACTTCTGGGCAGGCGCGCTGCGCCGCGCGGTGATCGACGGCGATGTGGAACGCGGTTCGGTCATGGCCGGACAGTCGGTCGGCATGGTGACCCGGGAAGA
- a CDS encoding pentapeptide repeat-containing protein produces the protein MSIPERTGATLGRSELALLAGAPALLVECDLEEADLSKLDLSGWRFERCNLRHADLSGANLARTTWQSCKAAFANFGAADLAEAELRGCDLNNAVLRRANIASARFVASRMTGADFHAARGMGFAFEEVLLVNARLTGFSFRKERLVRLDMAQADLAKCDFRGAVLEGCSLREANLDGAQFMGADLRGADLGGLRLEDAGVFRGAIISREQAEQLLSGWGLLIR, from the coding sequence ATGTCCATTCCCGAACGCACCGGCGCGACCCTCGGTCGCAGCGAACTTGCCCTTCTCGCCGGTGCGCCGGCACTCCTCGTCGAGTGCGATCTGGAAGAAGCGGACCTGTCCAAGCTGGACCTTTCCGGCTGGCGGTTCGAGCGCTGCAACCTGCGCCATGCCGACCTGTCGGGCGCCAATCTCGCGCGGACGACATGGCAGTCGTGCAAGGCTGCCTTCGCCAATTTCGGCGCGGCGGATCTTGCCGAAGCCGAATTGCGGGGGTGCGACCTGAACAACGCGGTGCTGCGCCGGGCCAACATCGCCTCGGCGCGCTTCGTCGCCTCGCGCATGACCGGCGCAGACTTTCATGCGGCGCGCGGCATGGGCTTCGCGTTCGAGGAAGTCCTGCTGGTGAACGCGCGTCTGACCGGGTTCTCGTTCCGCAAGGAGCGGCTCGTGCGCCTGGATATGGCGCAGGCGGATCTCGCGAAATGCGATTTCCGGGGGGCCGTGCTGGAAGGCTGCTCGCTGCGCGAGGCGAACCTCGACGGCGCGCAGTTCATGGGCGCGGACTTGCGCGGCGCTGACCTTGGCGGGCTGAGGCTGGAAGATGCGGGGGTGTTCCGCGGCGCGATCATCTCGCGCGAACAGGCCGAGCAACTGCTGTCGGGATGGGGCCTGCTGATCCGCTGA
- a CDS encoding YggT family protein, with translation MLLYTLIAMINYLVNIIVIVVIVQFVLSLLIAFNVVNMHNNAVAAIWKALNAILEPLLRPIRRIMPDTGAIDFSPMVLIIGLNLLTILLSGVAASGAGL, from the coding sequence ATGCTGCTGTACACGCTGATTGCCATGATCAACTATCTGGTGAACATCATCGTAATCGTGGTGATCGTCCAGTTCGTGCTCAGCCTGCTGATCGCCTTCAACGTCGTGAACATGCACAACAATGCAGTGGCGGCGATCTGGAAGGCGCTCAACGCCATCCTCGAACCCCTCCTCCGGCCCATCCGCCGGATCATGCCCGATACCGGCGCGATCGATTTCTCGCCGATGGTGCTGATCATCGGCCTCAACCTGCTGACGATCCTGCTGAGCGGCGTTGCCGCCTCGGGCGCGGGGCTCTGA
- the folD gene encoding bifunctional methylenetetrahydrofolate dehydrogenase/methenyltetrahydrofolate cyclohydrolase FolD, protein MTAAVIDGKAFAATLRGRVGDLATAFEARAGRKAGLAVVLVGEDPASQVYVRSKGKSTLEAGMASFEHKLPADTAEADLLAVVEQLNADPAVDGILVQLPLPRHMDEQKVIAAINPDKDVDGFHVINAGRLAVGQPGFVPCTPLGCLMLLKDRLGDLSGLDAVVIGRSNIVGKPMAQLLIAESCTVTVAHSRTKNLPEVVRRADIVVAAVGRPEMVKGDWIKPGATVIDVGINRVPGKEEGKTRLVGDVDYASAAEVASAITPVPGGVGPMTIAVLLRNALVAAYRNAGIDLSADAI, encoded by the coding sequence ATGACTGCTGCCGTTATTGACGGAAAGGCCTTTGCCGCCACGCTGCGCGGGCGCGTCGGCGACCTTGCCACTGCATTCGAGGCCAGGGCCGGTCGCAAGGCGGGGCTTGCCGTGGTGCTGGTGGGCGAGGACCCGGCGAGCCAAGTCTATGTTCGCTCGAAGGGCAAGAGCACGCTCGAAGCGGGCATGGCAAGCTTCGAGCACAAGCTTCCCGCCGACACCGCCGAGGCCGACCTCCTTGCCGTAGTGGAGCAGCTCAACGCCGATCCGGCGGTTGACGGCATTCTCGTCCAGCTTCCCCTGCCCCGGCACATGGACGAGCAGAAGGTCATCGCCGCGATCAATCCCGACAAGGACGTCGATGGCTTCCACGTGATCAACGCGGGCCGCCTCGCCGTCGGCCAGCCGGGCTTCGTGCCCTGCACCCCGCTTGGCTGCCTGATGTTGCTAAAGGACCGACTGGGCGACCTTTCCGGCCTCGATGCCGTGGTAATCGGCCGCTCAAACATCGTCGGCAAGCCGATGGCGCAGTTGCTCATCGCCGAAAGCTGCACCGTCACGGTCGCGCACAGCCGCACGAAGAACCTCCCGGAAGTCGTGCGCCGCGCGGACATCGTCGTGGCAGCCGTAGGCCGCCCCGAGATGGTCAAGGGCGACTGGATCAAGCCGGGCGCAACCGTGATCGACGTCGGCATCAACCGCGTCCCGGGCAAGGAAGAAGGCAAGACCCGGCTGGTCGGCGACGTCGACTATGCGTCCGCCGCCGAAGTCGCGTCGGCCATCACCCCGGTTCCGGGCGGCGTCGGCCCGATGACCATCGCCGTGCTTCTGCGCAACGCGCTGGTCGCGGCCTACCGCAACGCGGGGATCGACCTTTCCGCCGACGCGATCTGA
- a CDS encoding aspartate kinase — protein sequence MARIVMKFGGTSMAGTERIRRVARIVQRQQAAGHEVAVVVSAMAGETDRLVNFCREANPLYDPAEYDVVVASGEQVTSGLLAMHLQALGCKARSWLGWQLPIHTDDAHSKARIEGIDSEALLASMGAGEIAVIPGFQGLTADNRVTTLGRGGSDTSAVAVAAAVKADRCDIYTDVDGVYTTDPRIVAKARKLKNVTYEEMLELASVGSKVLQTRSVSLAMKEGVRVQVLSSFIDDDAPAADTIPGTMIVSDEELEGLDMERQLITGIAADKNEAKVTLTRIADRPGAVAAIFGPLAAANINVDMIIQNIAKDKGETDVTFTVPISDLARTQALLEERKDTIGYYRMLANSKVAKISVVGVGMRSHAGVASTMFRALADRGINIQAITTSEIKVSVLIDEDETELAVRVLHTAYGLDGE from the coding sequence TTGGCCCGCATCGTGATGAAATTCGGCGGCACTTCGATGGCCGGCACCGAGCGCATCCGCCGCGTGGCGCGCATCGTGCAGCGCCAGCAGGCGGCAGGGCACGAGGTGGCGGTGGTCGTCTCTGCCATGGCGGGCGAGACCGACCGCCTCGTCAACTTCTGCCGCGAGGCGAACCCGCTCTACGATCCGGCCGAATACGACGTGGTCGTGGCCAGCGGCGAGCAAGTGACGTCGGGTCTCCTGGCGATGCATCTCCAGGCGCTGGGCTGCAAGGCGCGCTCGTGGCTGGGATGGCAGCTGCCGATCCACACCGACGACGCGCATTCGAAGGCGCGCATCGAAGGCATCGATTCGGAAGCGCTGCTTGCCAGCATGGGCGCGGGCGAGATCGCGGTGATCCCGGGATTCCAGGGCCTTACCGCCGACAACCGCGTGACCACCCTGGGCCGTGGCGGTTCCGACACTTCGGCCGTGGCAGTGGCGGCGGCGGTCAAGGCCGACCGTTGCGACATCTACACCGACGTGGACGGGGTCTACACCACCGATCCGCGCATCGTGGCCAAGGCCCGCAAGCTCAAGAACGTGACCTACGAGGAAATGCTCGAACTGGCCTCGGTCGGCTCGAAGGTCCTGCAGACCCGCTCGGTCAGCCTTGCCATGAAGGAAGGCGTGCGCGTGCAGGTGCTTTCCTCATTCATCGACGACGACGCCCCGGCGGCGGACACGATCCCCGGCACGATGATCGTTTCCGACGAGGAACTTGAAGGATTGGATATGGAACGCCAGCTGATCACCGGCATCGCCGCCGACAAGAACGAGGCGAAAGTTACCCTGACCCGCATCGCGGACCGCCCCGGCGCGGTCGCGGCGATCTTCGGCCCGCTGGCCGCGGCGAACATCAACGTCGACATGATCATCCAGAACATCGCCAAGGACAAGGGCGAGACCGACGTCACCTTCACGGTTCCGATCTCGGACCTCGCCCGTACCCAGGCGCTGCTTGAAGAGCGCAAGGACACGATCGGCTACTACCGCATGCTGGCCAACAGCAAGGTCGCCAAGATCAGCGTCGTCGGCGTCGGCATGCGCAGCCACGCCGGCGTCGCCAGCACCATGTTCCGCGCCCTGGCCGACCGCGGCATCAATATCCAGGCGATCACCACCAGCGAGATCAAGGTCTCGGTGCTGATCGACGAGGACGAGACCGAACTCGCGGTGCGCGTGCTGCACACCGCCTACGGCCTCGACGGCGAGTAA